Genomic segment of Steroidobacter denitrificans:
CGCGAACAAGGTGCGCGAAGGCCGTCCGCATATCGTCGACATGATCAAGAACGACGAGATTGCGCTGATCGTGAACACGACCGAGGGGAAGCAGGCGATCTTTGAATCACGCTCGATTCGGCGCGAGGCGGTGCATCGAGGCATTACCTATTACACGACCATGGCCGCAGGTCTGGCGACCTGCGATGCGCTTGCACATATGAACGATGTAGACGTCAATCGTCTGCAGGATTTGCATCGGGAGGTGGCCTCGTGAAGAGGATGCCGTTGACATTGGCGGGCGCGGAGCGCTTGCGCATGGAACTCAAGCGGCTCAAGAGCGAGGATCGCCCGCGCGTCATCCAGGCCATCGCCGAGGCCCGCAGCCACGGTGACCTCAGTGAAAACGCCGAATATCATGCTGCGCGCGAACAGCAAAGTTTCATCGAGGGACGCATCAAGGATCTCGAGGCGCATTTGTCCAATTCCGAGATCATCGACGTCTCGCGCCTGTCGACCGGCGGCAAGGTTGTATTCGGCGCGACGCTCGATCTGGAGGATCAGGACAGCGGCGTGTCGGTCGTCTACCAGATCGTCGGTGAAGCCGAAGCGGACATCGGCCGTGGACTGATTTCGGTGACCTCGCCGATCGCGCGGGCGCTGGTCGGCAAGTCCGAAGGCGATGTCGTCGATGTGGCCGCGCCGAGTGGCATTCGTTCGTATGAAATCGTGGCGGTCAGGTACGTTTGATCGGGGGCCGGGACGAGGAGC
This window contains:
- the greA gene encoding transcription elongation factor GreA translates to MKRMPLTLAGAERLRMELKRLKSEDRPRVIQAIAEARSHGDLSENAEYHAAREQQSFIEGRIKDLEAHLSNSEIIDVSRLSTGGKVVFGATLDLEDQDSGVSVVYQIVGEAEADIGRGLISVTSPIARALVGKSEGDVVDVAAPSGIRSYEIVAVRYV